GCTCCACCTCGCCGCGTTTGTGCGGGGCGCAGCAATCCAAGTGCGTTCCGCGCTCCCGCTCGCGAAAGAAGTCGCACGGCTTCGCCTTGACGGCCTTGGATCGGACTTCCAGCGGCAAGTCGAACGGCAGCAGAACTTCCTCCAGATGCTCAACCGCCGCGTGCCTGAGCTGCAAGGGGCATGGTCCTGGGACTCCACTGATGCAAAGCACCAGCAAGTGCTGCGCGGCTTGCTGAATCGGGCGGAGCGCAATCTATCCGAGGGCACCAACCTGGTGAACGAGGCCGTCTGGACCTTGAAGGAGCAATTCGGGGAAGAGTTCAAGCAAGGCAGCGGGCCGCTGGAACTCGTCGCCACACTTGATGGGACAGGTGCCCTGATCCACTTGGAAAGGGTGTTCCACGAGGACCAAGCACCGAACTTCGTTCCCGATCGCGAGTGAACAAGGTCCGAAGCACAATCGAAGGCTGCGAGCGAAACTCAGGTTCGGGACGGCATGTGACCAAGAACGACATGGTCGCCGGGGTGGATGGCATTGATGCCCAGAGGAAGGGTCGTGACCGGGCGTCGTGCCTGCCGCCAACTCAGGTCGGCGCGCCGTGAACAGGCCCGAGCAATTTTCGTCTGTTCATGCCGCTGCTAGATTTCGCGGATTCATGACACCTGGACGCCAGCCCCTGCGGGTCCACTGCATCTCGCCTTGGATCGCGGTGGTTATTTTCGCTGTCTTCCTCTTCCTGTCGCTGCACAATGCCGTGATGGCGAAGCGGCCTGCCTACAGCCGTTTCGAGATCATCATCGCGTGGCTGATTGTCGTCGTCGTGTGGGGCGCGTTCTTCGCCCTCCTGTGGTTTCTGCGGCAGCAGCGGGTGGAGTTGTATTCGGAGGGGCTCGTTCACCATCAGCGGCAGGGCGCGGTGCGTCTGACGTGGCAGCAGGTGGTGCGATACGAAGTGCACCTGACGCACAACCCTCATGCTGGCGGGTCACTGTCCCAGGCCATCTGGTCCCGGCTGGCGAAGAACGGAGAGCGGGCTCGCTCACTGGCTTCTACCAGCTCGTGAAGGCGGTACTCGACGAAGTGGATCCGGTGCTCACGGAGCGTTGGATGGAGCAGCTTCGCCAGGGGGAGCGAATCTCCGTGGGCAACACGGTGAGTCTTTCCACCGAGGGACTCATCGCGAACAGTCGGTAGGTCGCAATCTCGGACGTGTTGCAGGCGCGCGCCATCGACGGGCAGGTGCGCGTGCAGGTGAGCGGTGGAGGGTGGATGGAACTCGGTCGCATCCCGAATGCGTATGCGCTGATATCCATTCTGAAGTCCCTGCGACAGGGCGTCCGTGTCACGGCTTGAACCTCGCGATGCGCTTGGAGGATGGGCCTCGACATGCCGCCGTTATGCTGCGCTCCGGATTTTCATGGGGCGTCGTCCCCAGAGGAGCGCAGCTCATGCATTGGCGGAAGTCCCTTCTCACGCTGGCCATGGCGGGTGTCCTGGCCGCCTGCCATGACGGGAACAGTGGAAGCGATGGTGGGACCCAGCCTCCGCCTCCGGTGGATGCGGGTGAGGACGCTGGCGTGGAGGATGGCGGGGTGGACGCGGGAGTGGATGCGGGCACTCCGTACACCGCCACCGTCGACACCGCCGCGGCCCGGGCCGACAGCCGCCTGGCCTGCTTCAAGGGCAACGGCGAACCCGCGTGCGGCCTTCGCCTGTACCAGGTCATGGTCGAGGCCTTCGTCGATGCCGACAGCACCGCGGATTACAACACCGGTTACGGAACCAGCCATCACAAGGGGGACTTGCTGGGCATCATCAACAGCCTCGACGCCATCAAGTCCACTGGCGTCAACGCACTCTGGCTGACACCCGTCTTCGCGAGCGTTCCCGTGAACGGCCAGGACGACTGGGCCAGCCGCCTGGATGCCACGGGATATTTCGCGTCGGACTACTTCAACGTCGACCCGAAGTTCGGCACCAACGCCAGACTCCAGGAGCTGGTCGACGGCGCGCATGCCCGGGGAATGTATGTCTTCCTGGACGGTGTGTTCGGTCACTACAAGGTCAACGCCAGTGATTACCCCTCGCCGCAGGGCCGCAAGCTCTCCACCACGGGGCAGCAGGGAGGCACGGGACGCTCGGCGGTCTATCCGGACGACCTCGAGTTCTTCAAGGAGGTCGCCGCGCACTGGGTGACCACCTACAAGGTCGACGGCTGGCGTTTGGATCAGGCCGCACAGGTCCCGGTGCAGTACTGGGACGACCTGCGGACCGCCGTCGCCCAGGCCGCGGCGGACGTGAGCTACACGAACGCGGCGGGCCAGTCCGTCCATCCGCTGGGGTACATGGTGGCGGAGATCTGGAGCGGGCCGGCGGACATCGCCAGCAACGGCTATGGCCCCGCCGCGAGCCCCGCGCTGCTGTCCGCATTCGACTTTCCGGTGCGCTACAGCCTGGTGCAGACGCTGGCCGTCGAGGAGTCCGGCACGGGGAACCGTGGAGCGAACAACCTCCAGGCGGGGTATCAGAACCAGTTGGCCTATCCGGCCCACGCCATGCCGAACCTGATGCTGACCAACCACGACCTGGTCCGCTTCGGCGACCTCCTCCAGCGAGGAGGCCTGGCGCAGCCCGAGGACAATTCCTGGTGGGCGCGGCACAAGGCCGCCTTCAGCTTCATGGCCGGGTACAGCGGCCCCATCACCCTCTACTACGGTGACGAGGTCGGCCAGGAGCTGCCGGGCTTCGCGGCCAAGGAGGACAACGCAACCTGTGCCGTCCGGGGACTCTGCGACGACCATGTCTCCCGGACCTCCGCCATCGTGGATGGGATTCCGACCACGGTGGGAGCACCCGCCACGGTGCTCACGCCCGCGCAGGCGGACCTGAAGCTGTATGTTTCGTCACTGTGGGCGCTGCGCGATGCGCATCCGGCGCTGGCGAACGGCAGCCGGACGCATATCTACTCGGACGACACCGTCTACATCGACCGCAAGGACACGGGCAGCGACCACGTCCTGTATGTGTTGAACGTGAAGGCAACGCCCGCCGTCATCACTGTTGCTGGGACGGCCATTGGCAGTGCGGGAGCGCTCGTCGGGCTGATGGGAGGCGAGGACGTGGCCCTCGTGGATGGGCACCATGACATCGCTCTGAGGCCGTTCGAGGGCCGGTTCTTCGTCATCGCTTCGCCGACGGCGGAAGGCCCGCAGACAGGCCCGGGCGGTGGACTCTCTGGACAGGGGCCGTTGGCGCGTTGCGACGCCCCGACGGTGGATGGGCTTGGGCCGCTCGGCAAGGAGCTCTTCATCCGGGGCAGCTATGTCGGCGGAGACAACTTCGGCGCGACGCCCGCCAACCGCCGGTTCGCCTACAAGGGCGACAACATCTACCAGGTGGTGGTCAACGAGCCGGACGTCACCGCGTATACCTTCAAGTTCGCCAGCGCGGACTGGTCCACGGAGCTCGCGGTGTTGGGTGGGAACCCGGTGGTGATTGCCTCCGAGCAGCCCATGGCGCTCGCCGCGGGCCCCGGCAAGGAGTCCTCACTCGCGATTCCAGAGGCCGGCGACTACGTGTTCAGCTTCCGCATCAATGCCAGCAACAACGGCGGCGAGCTGATGGTGAGCAAGTGCCCCTGAGGCGCTGAGCGCCCAAGGAAGAAGCCTGGCAACCCCTATCGGATTGCCAGGCGCTTCCACTTCATCACTTGTGCTCGGGGGACCTGGGCATCTCCGTGGCGTAGATGGCGTGGGAGCCGCTCTGGATCTTGGCCTTGCTGCCGAACATGATCGATTCGTCGTTCGGGTTGAAGGTCTTGTTGGGGACGTGCATCCCCGACCCCGACCAGTAATGCCCGAACGCATTCGTGGGCAGGATGAGCTTGTCACCCAGCGTGTTCGCCGCCGTCTCCAACACCATGGCGCAGGTCCGGCAGGGGGTCTTGACCCCGCCGATGAACGCGGGCTGCAACGAAGTCAGGCTCCCCGCCCCATCCAGCGCCGTGAGCACCGGGTAGAAGAGCTCCTCGGCGTGGATGTCCTTCTTGGTGAAGTGGGTGTCCCCCGTGCCCTTCCCGAACTTCTTGGGGAGCACCACGTAGACCTTGCCAGCCTGGACGGGAGCGCCCTCCAGCGTCCAGTGCTCGAAGCCATTCGCGTGGTTGGCCACCGTCAGCCCCAGCGTGTTCGCGGAGCCGAACGACAGGGACTGCGTGAGGGCGTTGAATACGTACGGCCACTTGTACTGGAAGTAGGACGGATAGACGCCGCTGTTGAACTCCCGCTGGTACTGGGGGAGCTTGTCGGCGTGCAGCTTGCCAATCTTCCGCATCTTCGTCGCGTAGGTGCCGGACGATGACTTGGGCAGCTTGATGTCCGCGAGGAACGTCTTGAGCGACGTCTGCGTCTGGAGCTCTTTCAGCAGTGCATCGGAGTACGTGATGTTGTTGGACGCCAGGAAGAGGGAGCCCGCGGCCCACATGGCCTGGACCTCGACCGGGACGTTGGTGTCGCCTCCGCCGTTGAACTCAATGACGAACAGAAGCGAGCTGAGCCTGCGCA
The sequence above is drawn from the Corallococcus sp. NCRR genome and encodes:
- a CDS encoding DUF6585 family protein; translated protein: MTPGRQPLRVHCISPWIAVVIFAVFLFLSLHNAVMAKRPAYSRFEIIIAWLIVVVVWGAFFALLWFLRQQRVELYSEGLVHHQRQGAVRLTWQQVVRYEVHLTHNPHAGGSLSQAIWSRLAKNGERARSLASTSS
- a CDS encoding alpha-amylase family glycosyl hydrolase; translation: MHWRKSLLTLAMAGVLAACHDGNSGSDGGTQPPPPVDAGEDAGVEDGGVDAGVDAGTPYTATVDTAAARADSRLACFKGNGEPACGLRLYQVMVEAFVDADSTADYNTGYGTSHHKGDLLGIINSLDAIKSTGVNALWLTPVFASVPVNGQDDWASRLDATGYFASDYFNVDPKFGTNARLQELVDGAHARGMYVFLDGVFGHYKVNASDYPSPQGRKLSTTGQQGGTGRSAVYPDDLEFFKEVAAHWVTTYKVDGWRLDQAAQVPVQYWDDLRTAVAQAAADVSYTNAAGQSVHPLGYMVAEIWSGPADIASNGYGPAASPALLSAFDFPVRYSLVQTLAVEESGTGNRGANNLQAGYQNQLAYPAHAMPNLMLTNHDLVRFGDLLQRGGLAQPEDNSWWARHKAAFSFMAGYSGPITLYYGDEVGQELPGFAAKEDNATCAVRGLCDDHVSRTSAIVDGIPTTVGAPATVLTPAQADLKLYVSSLWALRDAHPALANGSRTHIYSDDTVYIDRKDTGSDHVLYVLNVKATPAVITVAGTAIGSAGALVGLMGGEDVALVDGHHDIALRPFEGRFFVIASPTAEGPQTGPGGGLSGQGPLARCDAPTVDGLGPLGKELFIRGSYVGGDNFGATPANRRFAYKGDNIYQVVVNEPDVTAYTFKFASADWSTELAVLGGNPVVIASEQPMALAAGPGKESSLAIPEAGDYVFSFRINASNNGGELMVSKCP